ACCTGTGAGTAAGAGCCACTGTGAGTAAGAACCACTGGTCTTACAGAGGGTTGGAGGCTTTTTTCATTCCTACTGCAAATTGCTTCTTTCTTCTACACTCTCCTTTCCTAACAATTAGGGACATTttaaacagaattaattttcctaCTCTTGATCatctgcaaacaaacaaaaaatgtaagaaaaattgCAATGCCTATGACTATGCAAAGTTTCTCAATTTTCAAGGAAAGCACACAACTGGAAATGCTGGTCTCTATAGATGGAttctgaaaacagtttttaCTCACATCAGTAATCCCattactttttaatattataCTTTGCATAATTACACTTTGCAATAATAGTTTGTAAGACTCAgctctgtaaaatatttaaacatatatCATAGGCAGCAGCATGAAATTTTGCATCAAACATGTACACTAAAACATCAGTATCCTAAATAAGGTAAGTACTTTACCCAGCACCTTTACATCTCTGACAGACCAGTCCCTCTTGGTTGGGCAAGGAAGGACAGAAGGAACTCTGgaggctttgctgctgtttggtAAGCACAACTGGCAAGCTTTTGGACTTCAGTGTATAATTATCAATTAAATATCAAACAAGAATAAACTTTTTAACATCTAAATTATGCCTTAGCTTAAACCTACaactttctttttccacagGATGTCCTTCTGTGCCAGGAAGTTGTCACCTCTCCAACACTGTTCACAAGCCCTTGGGGTGCCCACCTTCCATAGTGGCCTCTCAACCCTTTCTTCCCCAATTTAATCTTTATGgcataaaagaggaaaaaacaatcaTGTAGCTCATGAAATTGAACTGTGatttccaaaacagaaaaaaaaggcatgtttAAGACTtcttatgaaataaaaattttcacaaATATGACAGCCTTATATATCTGTTCATGACACAGGTCAAACCTAAGAAAAAACAAGCCTAGTTTAATATATCTTACTACATAATATATTGTGTTGAAATACCTCAATGCAGATATGGTGCATTCCTCCAGTCTTGTTTTTTTGCAGAAAACTTGCTATGGGACTTTTCTCTCCCAGGGGGTGCAGAAGCTCCAGCTTGGTGTTGCCCAGCTCCACAAAGACAGTGTAGACCCCGTGGTCAGGCAGAGGCACGGCCTCGCTCACCTGAGCCCCCAGCACGTCCCTGTACAGGGACTGGGCTCTCTCCAGGTCGGGCACTGCGATGGCCACGTGGTTCAGCCGGCCCAGTTTCCACACACAGCTTGGAATGTTTTGGGAAAAGGACTTGGATGACGACGTAACTCGTCCTGTGGGAGCTGAAATCTGCAATCTGGTAAGAAGCcctgaaaaaaagtaaatagcACTGGTATGATACaatgtttttgagaaaggaTCAGTATCTGCTCTTTCCCCTTTAAAGGCCTAGAGAACAGCGAAGCCATTTAGTACTAACAGCTCAATGAACTTTTTTTCAGAGACTGTGTAAATATTCTGAAGtataaagagaaacaaaccaacaaaaaaacaaccacccccaaaaccccaacccaacccagacTCTAATTTGGTGTAAATCCTTCCATATGCCTGTTAAAAAGAGGAATACGTGACCAAACATAACAATCAACAGCATAATGTGCTCAAAAGTGACTTCTGAACTTTCCAGAGCTGCTTGAAAATAGAGAAAGACATTAGGATGTAACTACACATCTCATAATTATAGCAAACaaaccagaaagccccagaTGAAACCTTGGACAGAACTGATACTGCAAGATCCAAAAGATAAAAGACTTGAGCTCTCAGATGTCAGAACTAACTCcagaaaagaattaaatgtCATGTTACATCTGAGGCTTAAGGAATCCTAAAATCTCCTGAGTCTGATTTCTTTCTCCAATTAAGCCATTTGCCCTTCTTACTTTTGACATGCCATACAGCTGTTATACTTTGTTTCACTCATCCATTTCAAGATCCTTAgaaatgtttcagtttaaaTACTTTAAACAATATCATGTCCAACTGACCAGTAATAATTTAATTATTCTCAAAGTATAGTTTGCATAATATAACTTGTTTCAGCCACTGGTTTCAGTGTGACTtactaaagaaaaagaatatgatCTGGCTCATCATAAATGAAAAGTTAATTATAAAAAATACTGGATGACCATGTGACACAAAGGTTAGGGATGGCACATACAGAAAAGATGAAGTCATGGAGAAACAGTGCCATGAAAAACAGCTTAGATTCCATCTCCAGAGCTCTTCATGGACTGCTCTGACAGGCAATATTGATCTTTGCAACACTGCTGTGTTGCTCATAAGTAGCTCTAGGGttacttgttttttttaaaaaaaaaatcacaaaaaaaccctcacaaaatGAGGATACTTACaaattaattacattaaatAATCTGTCACAGTACTAGAATCTGGAGAGGTTGGGGGTGGGGAGAAATTGTCATCAGTTGTTTCCAGCACTAGAATTAGATGAAAGGATATATTCATAAAAGCCACACTTTAATTTCATGCCCGTGTGCTTCAGGCCAAGTCAGAGCTCCCAGTGCCTCAAGGCCAAGCCAGAGGCATCTCAGCATTTTGGGAGTCTTTGAGGCATTCTTAGCTTTAAACTCACAAATGTGCTACTTTGCTAAGAGATTGTGCCAAGCCTGCTCTGAGATTCTGGATGCTTTGCAATGCACTCAGGGCAGCCTGGCTTGCCTTGGTACTCTGGAAGGTCACTGGGAGCTGTCAGGTTGGCAGGAGCTGTAAGAAATCAGCTTAACTTCACTCTGTGAAACTGAGAGTTCCCATTCCATGGGAGTCCAAGACTCTACAGCTCATTGTTCTTCACAAATACAACTGATGCAGTCCTTGAGTCTAAGCCTTTCTGAGCATTGTGTTGTGATGGAAGAAGAAATTTTGTGGGCATTTGACACTTAAAATTACAATGTGCAAAGTATGTGTTACCAAGGACTTGGTATCACAAAAGCAAGTCTGTTCAGAATCTTCTGATAATACAAACCCAACATCCTACATTAAGTAGGATGTCCTGGTCTGTAAGTAACTGCCCTGGAGTATTTCTTGCCAGACTTTCACACAGTCCATCCTGTCATCTCCTTCACCACAGCCAGCAGTTCTGGACAATCCTTTTTCCCTTGTTACCTTTAGGCTGTCACACTGGTATGGCACAGTAACTACTTTTCAGCTTCTTACATGTCCAAAAACCCCCTAGAAACTtctacacagaagaaaaatacttgtttttcagatgtctatgctgaaactattTTGTAGATAGATTTGACTTCTAAATGCAGCTGGATAGGGTGAACAAATTAATTCCCTGAGGAAGCAACACTGTGCAATGCTTATAATGTAAGAGAACAAACATGCAGTGTCCAGGTGGAATGATTAGAAGCATGGATAATTAACTACAGTCTGCCCAGATCACCAGAGTAAATGtgtccaaaaaagaaaaaaacccaacatctGCTAGAGAGTCTTTTGTGCCCACCCAAGCTTCTCCTGAATAGTTCAGTTTCCCACAGTAATTTCTTAATTGCTGAAGCAAGAGATGTCCTTCCACTTGAGGGAGGGCAGTAAtctccaaaagagaaaaatcctttGAAAGAGAAGGATCACTTGCTACACAATTTGTTATGTTTTCCCAGAGCCTTTTATTGTTTTACTCTCTCTTTCAAATATGAACAGATCACAGCTCAATAGAAATACCACTGatggaggggttttttccaagcAATTTTTGCTAGTGGGGAAGAATGGGATTGTTCCAATTCTTTTTTACATTTCCCATCTATAATTCTTGCTGCACTTCACTCAGGGCATGTGACTacatgattattattattattattgtttattaatttgtgttttttctattttcaagtAACTTGACAGAGACAGGCTGTTTCTCAGCTCTTACTGAAGCAATAGCACAAATACTAGAAAATGCTCTTTCCGTTGGGTTCTGCCCaagaaaagtttaatttttgtgGTCTTTCCTGGAAAGAATAGATTGAAGAAGTCAAGTATATTCCTAAGATTCTTGTAAAGTCAAAGATATTTAAATGCCCACTCATATGGGCATTTAGTTATGAAGTCTTGTGAATTTATCCCAGCTCTAGTCACATGCATACAGAGTATTAATTTTAAACCCATAATTGAATTGACATTAAACAAAAAGTACTTGTGCTTTTCTTGCATTATCTAGATTAGTAACTATATAGATTACTTAAAATCCTAATCTTCTAATACAATAATCAAAAAATGCccctgcagtgaaaaaaaaaagcttttcagcaAACTTCAAAATGAAAGCTCATCCCTTCCACGTTTCAGGAAAGCAACACTTGTATTTATGCATAAATATCACACAACTGGTGCTATTAACTGTTGTGGCTAAATTCTTCAACCAGAGAAGCAATTCTCCACTGACTTACTGAATCATTCAAGTAATTATTAACTTTCTGcagggttaaaaaaaattactttctgtgcttcttttgAAGCCAGAGGACGTGCCTGAAGCATCCATCTGAATTTGTCCTGTCTGAAAATCCTTCATATGCTGACCCAAATCCCATGTGAAGTTTGAAGTTGCTTCTCCTGGTGTACACATCATTTGCCCCTACTGTTTTTAGTTTTATACCtcattttttaaacactgacaaTCAAATCTGATTTTCACTTGCCATCTTGTCCTTTAGAGAAGATCAGCTGACCCTGCTCTCACAGAAGATTGCTGGTTTCCTCCTCACAGTGATACTGCAGAATATATGCAACCTTTTCCAGCTTCATTTGAAGAATAGTTTTTAATTGATCTATTTGGGGTTTATTCTATTCATGGTTGACTGATCTACTAGTATTAAGCACATCAGAATTTAAATGTACAGTCATACCAAGTTATACCAAGTGAGGGTTACATTCTGTGACAAAGCAGATTATGAACATGAAGTAACAAGTCTGAAGTGCCCCGTGAACTGAGATCTTCATCCTCCAAATGTTGATTCACAGGCTTGGTGCTTCTTATGTGGGGCAGTGTTTGTTGACTTTCATGGTTAAGGAATCAAACACAACCCAAAGCCACCTGAAATCAGTCATGTGCTCCATGGGGAGCTTTCACAACAGTGGGTTGCACTGAGAACCTTGGCACTGGGCATTGCTCTATTGTCAACTTCTCTGCTGGAGAAAAGCTCCCAAAGCCTGGAGAGGATGCTGTCACCATAGGCAGTCTGGCACACAGGGGCCCTCTGACCAAATGGAGAAAGGCCATagtcacagagtcatagaatcagttgagctggaaaagacctctgagatcatcaagtccaacccttaatccaaccctaCTTagattaccagatcatggcactcagtgccatgtccagtctcaccttagacctccagggtcagagaatccaccccctccctgggcagcccattccaatgcctgattactctctctggaaagaatttcttcctgatatccaacctaaacctcccctggcagagcttaagcccgtgcccccttgtcctactgttgcTTGCCTGAGAGaggagaccaaccctcacctgggtacaacatcctttcagggagttgtagagagtgatgagctctcccctgagcctcctcttctccaggctaaacacccccagctccctcagcctctccccacagcacttgtgctccagtcccttctccagcctcgttgctcttctctggccccactccagcccctcagtctctttcctcaactgaggggcccaaaactgaacacaacactcaaggtgtggcctcaccagtgttgAGTACAGgagaagggtcactgccctgggcctgctggccacactattcttgatacaggacaggatcccttTGGACCAGGTAgtccttcttggccacctgggcacaggctggctcatgttcagcctcctgtcaatccaaacccccaggtccctctgcctggctgctctccagccactctgtgcccagcctggagcgctgcagggggttggggtggccaaagagcaggacctgcacttggccttgttgaacttcatcccattgcaatcagcccatctctccagtctctccagatccctctgcagagccctcctgccttccagcaggtcaacactccctcccaacttggcgtcatctgcaaacttgctaatgatggactcaatcccctcatctaaatcatcaataaagtcCAGTCATCCTTAAATCCAAGCAATTTCAAGGCAGCATGAGCATCTTGGGAACTCTGCCAGTCACCTATGCTTAGGGCATCCCTCATGCTGCAGGGGACTTTAGGGAACCAGACAGGTTCCACAGGCAGTAAAGCCTGAGTCTtactgtgctgcagctctggttTCTTCCATCAGAGTGCAGTTGCACAAAGGTGCTTTCATTCCCAGTGTCCTACCGATGGCTCACTGACAGTGCTGAGTCTCAGTCACGTTTCTCCTGCAGTCTGTggctaccaagtgaaacagcGTGGTTTGGGCAGGGTGAATTGAGTCTGCTCTTTACTAAGAGACAACGGTACAGGTTATTCAAACAAACGGGAAATTATGTTGACTTTCACCtgcaaaacactttaaaaaagacAAGCTCCTCCTTGCGCCTTGAATTTGGAGTTTGCTGCCGAAGTTTACTTTGAGCCAGTTCATGCCAGCTGTCAATATGCCTGTGAATTGGAGCAGGAGAccttgtttttatttaagaagTGCTAGTTTCGTTTGGCCTGTGAGGCGCTCACGGGGAGATCGCCTTGATGGCCCGCGCGGCCCGGAGAGCGGCTGGAACCTCAGCCGGGACGGGCACCGAGCCCAGGGAGAGTGGGGCTGGAACCGCAGCCGGGACGGGCACCGAGCTCAGGGGGAAGCGGGGCTGGAGCCCCAACCGGGACGGGCACCGAGCCCAGGGGGAAACGGGGCTGGAGCCCCAACCGGGACGGGCACCGAGCCCAGGGAGAGTGGGGCTGGAACCGCAGCCGGGACGGGCACCGAGCCCCAGGGGGGAGCGGGGCTAGAACCTCAGCCGGGGCGGGCACCGAGCCCCAGAGGGAGCGGGTACCGAGCCCCGGCCGGGACGGACACCGAGCCCCTGGGGGAACGCGGCTGGAACCTCAGCCGGGACGGACACCGAGTCCTTGGGGGAACGGGGCTGGAACCTGGAACCTCAGCCGGGACGGACACCGAGCCCCACGGGAAGCGGACATCGAGCCCCGCGGCCTTCCCCGGCCCTCCCCGgcgccggcgccgccgccgcgtTCCCGCCCGCCCCGTTACCGGCCGCTCCGCGCCGCAGCACCGCCGCCATGTCAGCGCCGCCTGCGCCGGCCGCGCCTGCCCGCGGGGCCGTGTCAGGGACAGGGGCCGTGTCAGGGACAGGGGCCGTGTCAGACCGAGGGGCCGTGCCGGGAACAGGGGCCGTGTCAGGGACAAGGGGCCGTGTCAGGGACAAGGGGCCGTGTCAGACTGAGGGGCCGTGTCAGACTGAGGGGCTGTGTCAGGGACAGGGGCCGTGTCAGACTGAGGGGCCGTGTCAGACTGAGGGGCCGTGTCAGACTGAGGGGCTGTGTCAGGGACAGGGGCCGTGTCAGACTGAGGGGCCGTGTCAGACTGAGGGGCCGTGTCAGACTGAGGGGCTGTGTCAGGGACAGGGGCCGTGTCAGGGACAGGGGCCGTGTCAGACTGAGGGGCCGTGTCAGACTGAGGGGTTGTGTCAGGGACAGGGGCCGTGTCAGGGACAGGGGCCGTGTCAGACTGAGGGGCCGTGTCAGACTGAGGGGCCGTGTCAGACTGAGGGGTTGTGTCAGGGACAGGGGCCGTGTCAGGGACAGGGGCCGTGTCAGGGACAGGGGCCGTGTCAGACTGAGGGGCCGTGTCAGGGACAGGGGCCGTGTCAGGGACAGGGGCCGTGTCAGACTGAGGGGCCGTGTCAGACTGAGGGGCCGTGTCAGACCGAGGGGCCGTGCCGGGGACAGGGGCCGTGTCAGACACAAGGGGCCGTGTCAGACACAAGGGGCCGTGTCGGGGACAGGGGCCGTGTCAGGGACAGGGGCCGTGTCAGACTGAGGGGCTGTGTCAGGGACAGGGGCCGTGTCAGACTGAGGAGCCGTGTCAGACCGAGGGGCCGTGTCAGGGACAAGGGGCCGTGTCAGGGACAGGGGCCGTGTCAGACTGAGGGGCTGTGTCAGGGACAGGGGCCGTGTCAGGGACAGGGGCCGTGTCAGACTGAGGAGCCGTGTCAGACCGAGGGGCCGTGTCAGGGACAAGGGGCCGTGTCAGGGACAGGGGCCGTGTCAGACTGAGGGGCCGTGTCAGACTGAGGGGCCGTGTCAGGGACAGGGGCCGTGCCGGCCTGTGTCGGGCCGTGCCGAGCCGGCTGCACAGCTCcgctgcagctgcagccatgCCCGCTGTGGAGCGAGGGCTGTGCCCTCCGCTGGGCTCTACACCGAGCCGAGCCAGAGCTGCGGAAGAGGCCAAAGACAGCGAGGGACATCTGCAGAGAGAGACAGTTTCTGACCAAATCACACAGAATCAATCAGGTTGGAAGAGGCCTCTGAGGTCACCGAGTACAACCTATgcccaaacaccaccttgtcaaccagatcatggcactgaatGCCACTCCAGTCCTtagacacctccagggacggtgactccctacacagcccattccaatgtctaatcaccctttctgtgaagaaattcttcctgatgtccaacctaaacctcccctggcacaacctgaggcTGTTCCGTCTCCTCCTGTCCCcgttccctggagcagagcccgactctcccccagctccccctcctttcagggagttcaGAGAgcgagaaggtcccccctgagcctccttttctccaggctgagcccccccagctccctcagccactcatCAAACCTGTgccccagacccttccccagctccattgcccttctctgcactcactccagcacctcaatgtccttcctgaattgaAGGGCCCCAAACTGAACAGAGGATTCAagctgtggcctcaccagtgctgagtacagagaAAGAATCCCTTCCCTCGCCCTGCTTGCTATGTTATTCCTCATCCAGGCCAGGATGGAATCAAAGCACCGCACCAAAGAGGCACAGGACGGTGAGCAGGCTGGCTGCTACTGCTGCATTCCCGTTGTGTCACACACACCACACTGCAAGCTGCTGAGATACATCCTAAATATATGAACAGCTTGTGCCATTTCAAATCTGGTAATATGTGAATAATTAAAAGTGCAAATCAAAGTCGGGGTTGAAATGGGTATTTAAAAGTCCCACTACATAAGGCTTTGAAGTGCCATCCCGGGCTGTAAGgtgctgtgtgtgtttctgacgtgcagagcagtgcagggacaggtcACACTCTCGGCTCTCTGGCTGGGCCCTGCTCCACACAAGGGTTTTTCTTGAGGATGCAAAGTGACAGCGAGAGGACACTCATTGCAAGGTGTTGTTTTCAGTAGACTAAAAGTCTTCCTTTGTTGGTAGGAAGGAAACACGAaagcagcagaggctgcagtgtTGCATTGGAATGTTGATCACAGCTGCTGAAGGTGCTGAAGGGCTGCGAGGGGCACAAGGGACTGTGAGCGTAGGGCTTAATTTGACttctaaaaaataaactttaaggAAACTGTGTGATGTAACAAAGCAGTTGAAGAGCAGTGGGTAGTGCTGTGCTGATGGTGTAGAGATGTGAGTGCATTCCTTGTTAGCCTGAGCCAGGCAATATAAGGCGATTTGCTCCCAGAATGAGCTGGAAATGTGCTgatccagcacagcccttgtATCTGGCTCTGAGACTCAGAACTGTGGGGTAAGATGACTGGAGCTTTACCGTATTTAGAACAGGTTTTCCAATGCTGACCAATATCCCAGTCTACAGCAACACAGCGtccttcccagggcaggaacCAGCGGCCACCAAGGGAGACTTCATGGCCCGCCGGCGGTCCGAGACCAGCCAGGCACTTCCCACGGAGGCGCGGCCCGGGAGGCGGGAACATCCCGGGAGGCGGGAATGCCATGGCTCGGGAGGCGGGAACATCCCGGGAGGCGGGAATGCCATGGCTCGGGAGGCGGGAACATCCCGGGAGGCGGGAACACCGCGGCTCGGGAGGCGGGAACACCGCGGCTCGGGAGGCGGGAACGGCTGAGGAGGCGGGAACGGCACGCCCCGGGAGGCGGGAACGGCACGCCCCGGGAGGCGGGAATGGCACGCCCCGGGAGGCGGGAATGGCACGCCCCGGGAGGCGGGAATGGCACGCCCCGGGAGGCGGGAATGGCACGCCCCGGGAGGCGGGAATGGCACGCCCCGGGAGGCGGGAATGGCACGCCCCGGGAGGCGGGAATGGCACGCCCCGGGAGGCGGGAttgcccctgcccaggaggcGGAGCTCTGAGCGGAACTGCTGTGCGCGGAACCCCGGCGCGCTGTGCTGTCGCGACAGGCGGGG
The nucleotide sequence above comes from Pithys albifrons albifrons isolate INPA30051 chromosome 13, PitAlb_v1, whole genome shotgun sequence. Encoded proteins:
- the MCEE gene encoding methylmalonyl-CoA epimerase, mitochondrial isoform X1, with the translated sequence MAAVLRRGAAGILTAGMNWLKVNFGSKLQIQGARRSLSFLKCFAGLLTRLQISAPTGRVTSSSKSFSQNIPSCVWKLGRLNHVAIAVPDLERAQSLYRDVLGAQVSEAVPLPDHGVYTVFVELGNTKLELLHPLGEKSPIASFLQKNKTGGMHHICIEVDDIKAAMAELKEKQIRILSEEPKIGAHGKPVIFLHPKDCHGVLVELEQA
- the MCEE gene encoding methylmalonyl-CoA epimerase, mitochondrial isoform X2 translates to MAAVLRRGAAGLLTRLQISAPTGRVTSSSKSFSQNIPSCVWKLGRLNHVAIAVPDLERAQSLYRDVLGAQVSEAVPLPDHGVYTVFVELGNTKLELLHPLGEKSPIASFLQKNKTGGMHHICIEVDDIKAAMAELKEKQIRILSEEPKIGAHGKPVIFLHPKDCHGVLVELEQA